acctaacttcctgtggaaacaaagtttattttgaaaggacacttgGCATGTAAGAAGCGTATATTAacacgccgtccccggtccgtccaaaagtaaagCAAGAGGGGTACTtataccccgtgcgtcggtgtCCGATGACCAAGCAGTGGTATTTGATGAGCTGGGAGTGAGATTGTGTTGCACATTCACAACACGTACACTGTAACCATTTTGTTGAATTATGTTtactgtttattatttattccatTAACACATCttttaatttttataattacacacaaaaactgcttaaaaaacatccaaaatagttaaaaacagtttattGTCTATAGTTTCAAGAGTTAGTCaacccccctccaccaccaccaccacctgacAGAAAAGAGTAAGcatgtctttatttttaatatcatCATCTGCTGTTTAAGGGTTGATGCCATTTATTAGGAGCCGGTTTCTCAGGGCCTCGGAGCTTAAAGCTTTTACTACTGCCACATATGTTATGTGTCTGGACCATCGTCACTTCAACTTAATTTGTTAACCTATTGATTTAATCATGTAGATAGAGTTTACCAGACAGGTTTCATGGCTCACTAATACAGAAACTTTTCATTGGGCAGATCCATCGTCCAATCACATTGACGACAGCTAATTTGAGCTAGTACCTGGCGAATTTAAGTTAATTAGCAAAATCCTGCTCAGAAATACCCCCCCCCATATGCCACATATAAGTGGTCAATCAATcagttaataaattataattaattgtgaaagtgtataaggtcttagaacattatgatggaagcatatgatggccattcccatgctcaattatgtctcataaatggtttgtaccatttgttacacagatttggtgcagAATTTCGAGAAATGATacaaaatttataaaaatgatcacaaatccctccaaaatagcacattaagacaccaagaccttgaggaataccatagaaaaagccatgctgtgatttggtatcaaaaacttttgatttgatttatgtgagaattgcatttttctgcaattggatggcgagcacctCTGTTccggaaactgctcagaaaccaccttattgtcaatatacctaGTTGAGCCATCAAGCAACTTCAACATGGAGAGGCCTTTTATCACCCCTTTCACAGCAATGgccagggttggaccagggttatcTGACCACTGGTCAGGACAATTCAGATATGACATGTGTCGCAACCcgggcagggggggggggggggtttacaCCTCTGGAAgattacagagagaggggatgatagttgcatcatcaatgtgtgcaaaaaCGTAAAATGttacagaatgatgcatgtttttagtatagtacacacagcatttttagctttataaaatgtttaactatgttgtatgtatgaagctgtaatgtatgcaaaaacatacagacaacatactgtacagatttacagtatctattcatcaacatgaaccttttttcctctgtctatctatatacagtacccatttatcatatatttgAGTACATTATgctatggtaaatggtaaatggacttgcatttatatcgcgcttttctagtcttccgaccactcaaagcgctttacgctacatgtcagcattcacccatacacacacctaaggtgccaactttgcccattacaaattgaaaatgtgcaaaGATGCTTTACAAACAGATGCACgtacagctggcggtaccgtgaggtggttgGCTTATTATCAACACGGTGTTTCCGTGTAAAGTTACGGCTGtcgcctctctcattcagcagccagcagcctcCTAaacctcgatgtctcgccacacatccgtGTTGTTCTCGTCCGTCGTTCACCTCCggtgtgtctgaaaacattcctGCTGCTGTCCTATCGTTTGTTTATGAGCCACGGCGACCTGTGACAGGCTAGCATgacttggttggtaccaaaaGATTTCTTATGcctgatttatacttctgcatctgtgcacctacagtatgtgttttgtGCAGGATGCTGTGGGCAGATTTGAGTGAAAGGTCTCAACAACTAATTTGAATTGTTATAACTGTGGTGTTCCCCCTGACTTTTGGTTTATGAACAAATACTAGAAAACTGAAGACATTCCTATTATCCTCatctgtaatttgtgtttaatGCTAACATACTAAATTAAGATAGTGACCAATGTGAACATTATAGTAGCTCCATGTAGTTTAATTGCTTCAAATCTAACATCTTGTAAACCCAAACCTCAACAAACCTATGTCATTTTTGAGTCCTGGACCAAATGAATTCTTCATAAGCAAGTAATGTACAATCTATCTATTGATGTTGTGTTCCACAGCTTAACAATTTACCATCAAAAAGTTTTGTCTTGGAGGCAGAGTGACGTGTTTGTTTTAGGGCTATCATGATACTCAGAAGCAACAACACAAATGAGCTCCAAGGGGAAGCTAATTAGTGtctcgtgtgtgtttgtgtgtgtttgtgtgtgtgtgtgtgtgtgtgtgtgtgtgtgtgtgtgtgtgtgtgtgtgtgtgtgtgtgtgtgtgtgtgtgcgtgtgtgtgtgcgtctttgTACCTTAGTGAATTATCATTTCAAAACAGTCTTATGCAATGTTGTTTTCCCCAGAATGGACATGATCCAAACACTGTGTTTCACATATATCTTCTGTCGAACAAATTCTTTTCTCCAACTATTTCGGGAACATCAACTCTTTCATATGTTATTTACACATGAACTGACAACTGAGTAACAGTAAGTTCCATAGATTTGGGAAAGGCAAAATACAAATGCTGTGTGGCACAAAATGCCAGGAAGAAGTGTACTGTAGCCTGTAAGGCAGCGATACACAAAGCCTTAAGCCTCACTGGTCAAAATACATTTGTTCATGGAGGCAAGCACTGCGTAGTTCTTCCACATTAAAAACTCACCCATTCAATGAGTGTATATATGAAACAGTAATGAAAAATCCCCATCACAAAGTCCCAAAGACCAAATCATATTTctttatcatatatatatagtatatataaatatatatattttatatatttagcaATGTTCCCCAGCTGGTAGAAACAGGAGCAGACCAAACAATTTACATGCTGGCCATAGAAAGGCCTACATTTTGTTAATAGATTTAACAAAAGAGCAAAAAGAACCAAGACTTTCTATCAGGAAGTCGTTGCTTTCTAGAAAAGCAACAGACCCTCATATTTAAAAAGCTGTAACCAGCAaatctttgacattttaattgatAACTGACTGTTGTCATTGACTAATTAATTACAGGGCAACATCCATCCACTctgtttattcttttttttttaagaaaagaatgTTAATGAAAAGACTCAAGGTAGCCTTGTCTTGCATCTCAAATTAGTTTTGTGCTTTTGCTTCCATCTTTAGAGAAAACTGAATACAGGTTTTACCATTTGAGTAGATGAAGCTTCTGTTAAGCACTGCTAACAACTAGGGCTAGGGCGATACCATACCTATTATgatattcaatatattgtgatatattgcattCCTGTAAGCGAGGCGATATAAtgcgattttttttaatctaattttaggaaaactgtcatagtataaaaaacacgccaccatatgcataaaatcttaGTAAAAAAAggtacttttttatgcaattcaCATTTATCaaagtccctgtaacatccaacatcatagcactacttaaAGAGGGCTCATACACTGAGatggtgcatctctttgcaaattaaataaagtattgactgagttaatcttcacatgtaaactattaaaaatTGATACAATCGTTAcattatcacaaaacataatattgcgatactcaatattttttatattttcttacacccctactaacAACACTAATCATGCTGCTACTTCCATTTTTACCATTACATTACCCATACTGAAACTACAACTACCACAATAActgtagtaataataacaaccaCATGTCCAACAACTTAAGGCATGGAACTCAAACGCCAAAAGACTTCACATTTCATGTTTATCATTTGCTTGTAACGTAATGCTCAGATTAAACATGCCCTACAGTATGCGCTGAGAGACCACCATTAAACTCTAGGGATATTAACACTCCCTCCTCAGTATCAACTTAAGTACACATTGGGGTATTGTTCAAGTGCAACTGTTTACTCCAGTGGGATATATCATCCATTAGCATTATTAAATTAATGGTTCTTCCAAATAACCATCATGGCTATGCACAGCATGAACAGGGTTTCCCCACTGAACAATTTAATAtgtgttaattattggtagaaAGTAGGATATTAAAGCCAGAGTTGGTAAtctttttcaaaaacatttttgttagaTTTGTTGAAATTcccattacatcccgacagcaatcaataaatcaaacgctctgatataaaaaaataaataaaatctggtatctgtggctgttgcaggactgtaataaacccgtccaatcatttcatttgaccCGAATGAAGTGATTGGGCGTGCTAcgtgcctgtctacctacctacgtATCTGCGCACTCATTGCGCATCTCCAGAGTCTTCCaaaagctgctagcttgacaactgtgagtactaacaatagccatgttcatgGTTTACGTTCATTATAGGGTTGTAACGGTACGTGTAATCGTATTGAACCGTTCGGTATAGGACGCAACGTCCCTTCGGTGAGCCCTGTgacccaaacagctgtttatgtctactATTTAAACTCGCAGAATAGAAATTCTGAAGCGCAAGTTTTACCCGGAAAGTTTTAGCAGTGCACCAGTTGTTGTCAGCTAGAGCAGGCTAGTCGGTTTAGCCCGGTTAGCCGGGTTAATCAAGCTCAATGGATGACGATTTATGTCAAACTCTATGCAGACACTGTTAAACTGAAGTCGGGTATATCTCTGGATACActtcaaacatttaatttacgACGGCATCACCCGAATATGTCAATTAGCGGAATGAAACAAAAATGGACTGGATGGTGAGTCTGTCTACCCACAGCGTTCAAGCAGCCTCCCACTGCAGATTCAGTGTGCCAAAGTAACTAATGCTATAGTGTTTATGGCTGTGTATGCTACCACACTCGATCATAGACAATACAGAATTAAATCATCTGGTCAAAGTGTTTTGAGTCCCGCCACAATGTGCCTTCACCCTTCACGTGTGCATTTCAGTCAGTTCGTAGTACCTGCCCCCCAATTATAAACTGGTCAGAGTCGTATGATGGAGCATTacaaaatcagaatcagaaatactttattaatcccttaAAAGGAAATTGGGGTCAGTTACATTGCATTTGCATTACAGACATTTGTGTTACTTATTTTAGCTATTTGTTAATTTTTCATTGACAATATGCCAGTATTTGAATGCCTTAAATGCCTGTAAATAAGAATTGTGACCAATGAGCAACTGTTTAATGTttatcattttcaatataaattaaaaaaaaactttattttctgcattttctttgttttccctaTTTTACCGAAAACATACTGAACTGTGACCCCAAAACTGAGGTACATACCGAACTGTGAGTTTTGTGTACCGTTACACCCCTTATTCATTAAgatatgtttacgttcatagtgatcattttgggggattGGAGGGAGACGTGAAGGTCAGGTCAAGGTCAGTGTTGCAGACTTGGTGACTgtctcgctagatttagtgacttttggagctcATACTGTTgcctactttcattggaaaacagttggcaacactgggctgggtttttcctACTGAGAAATAAGAAACTTATAAGACTAAAATAACTCTTACTATTAGTGTTTTTCACCAAGAGTGACAGTGGCAAGagaaacctttttttccccccctttaACGGGAAGGAACCTTGAGCAGAACCAGGCTGTGGGTGGGCTGCCATCTGCCTTGACCAGttgggtagagagagagagagagagagagagagagagagagagagagagagagagagagagagagagagagagttagtgATCCACAGAGAATAAAGAAAGGATGGATAAGGACCTTCATCACAAGGCATGCTGCCCGAAGTCTTTTTAACAGCTGAGTCAGCAGGTGAAATCAGCAGAGTATGCTGCCAAACTCTTTGAGAAAGGTAAGCGTAAAAGGTTGAGTCCTAGAATTTGATACAGCCAGATAAAGTCTTATAAGAGTTGCTCATACTTTGTTATATTTATTCTGTTTAATGCTTTATAATTTATGAACTGGTTGAGAGTGCAAAGACAATGAATTATACATCAgataaataatgctatttaatTGCTATTGTATAAATGTGTTGACTCACTTCCCCCATATTTCCTTTTCAGTGTGTTTAGGAAAGCATCTACTCCATCATGCCAGAGGGAAATCATAGCATTGTGACTGAATTTATCCTTACTGGATTCCCTGGACTTCATCCAGAGTACGAAGGCCTTGTCTCTGCAGTATTGTTCTTAGTTTATGTCTTGACTGTGACAGGCAATGTtacaattctttttttatttgctacCGACCGCAGCCTTCATAAGCCGATGTATTATATCATTCTAAATCTGAGTACATGCGACATCCTCTTTAGCACAACTACTTTACCTAAGATTATCAGTAAGTATTGGTTTCAATCAGGGACCATTCAATTCACTGCTTGCTTTGTCCAAATGTACTTTGTTCACTATCTCGGTACAGTGAATTCCTGTATTCTCTTCCTGATGGCTTTAGACAGGTATTTAGCGATCTGCCATCCTCTCAAATATCCCCTTGTTCTTAAAAACTCCACTATCCAAATTCTCAGTATTACAACATGGATTGTTGCCAATGTTGCCAATTTAAGTACAGTTATTAGGGCCTACCCTCTTCCTTACTGTGCCTCAAACATAATCAACCACTGCTACTGTGATCATATTGGTATAACAATCCTAGCATGCACTGACAGGGCCCCTTATGGTGTTCCTGCTTTTGCGGTTGCAATGGTAATGTTACTGGGACCTCTGGCATTCATAATCTTCTCATATTGCTCTATAATTATAGCAGTATTTAAGATGGCAAATTTACAAAGTCGTATAAAAACTCTTTCCACTTGCAGTACACAGCTGATTATAATCTCACTCTATTATTTACCCagatgttttgtatatttagcCAGCAATGTTGGCATTAAATTTAGTGCTGATGTGCGAATAGTAATTATCATGCTGTATAGCCTTTTCCCTCCCATGATTAATCCACTTATATACTGTTTGAGAGCTAAAGACATGAGAGAAAGCTTGTGGAAGCGATTCAACAGAAGAGCTTTACCACAAAAAGCACAAGTTTCAGCTATTAGTAACTGATAAGCCAATGCATTAttcaatgtttttctttctttttttctaagcATCTCTCTTTGTGAGGACTGGACTGtgtcataaaaaatattgattatggGTTAACTGAAAATCAAAGCTGTCACAACGGTAACCATGTCATTttgaaacatgttttaatttaaaCCAAGTCTATCCTTAGAGGGAAGCAAAAGGTTTCTTTCATCTGCTATATCGATATATTCAATTAATTGAATGAAAGACCTGGGTGGTGgttcacatttttaaaagaggGGACCAAAGAGTGTGCTCGAATTATTGGGGTATCACACCGGTCAGCCAGAAAGTTTATTCCAGGGTTCTGGAAAGGAGACTCAGACCGATTGTCGATCCAGGAGCCGCAATGCAGATTCCGTCCTGGCTgtggaacagtggaccagctcTTTTGGTGGGGGGGTCATGGGAGTTTACCTATCCAGTCCacggccctgttcagacctggcattaacatgcgtcctgagtgatccgatcacaagtggacagctttaagtctGATctcaagtggacagctttaagtacgtctgttcacgtctggcattagaatgtgtctccacatgcgtcttgagtgaccacttgtgatcggatctcacttctcgctctatatgcaaataaacacgtagtaaacacacggctaatacagctgacgttgtgatgtaatattacatgaatgtcagtagtaatatcctacatatttgtgaattcaggtacattttattaacataaaataaaaggttattgtaccagcAGTCCCCGGGGAAGGGGACCTCCATGCCACCGACACCGTTGCCTCCGCCAGAGAGCCGAGATGAGAGCGGGCGGGCGGGTGTTAGCTACGTTCAAAGCACCGggacaaaaacaccgacacatcacAGACAGTATCacaataatgcactttgcgtgcctagtctgatagcaGATATGTGGCCTattgataagatatattttaataaaatacagttgtaccggaTACAGTGgagcacagaagccgtttccatgccGCAAggcgtctgcctgtctattcacatgaggagcgtAGTTGTGTAGGCAGTCCTTCattgtggcccaggacacatttgcgtacactaaaagaatgtggccgtatgtggcccagaccacctctgaatgtggtctgagcgatcagATCTCAGTGcatcctcaatgcgtcttgagtgcgttcacacctgtacttagagctgtccacgtgattggatcactcaggacacatgttaataccaggtctgagcAGGGCtcacatgtgttttgtggacttggagatgGCAGTCAACCGTGTCCCTTGGGGAGTCTATTGGGGGGTACTGCAAGAGTATGGGACCGTTGCTACGAGCCATCCGGCCTTtgtataatgaatgaatgaatgactttatttctaacataaaaataaataaaaacagatactaaagattaacaaataaaacaagagTATTAGTGTccaaaaaggagtaggtagaagtaaaacttatatttccccacccctttctcacttctcctctattaactcatatatcatagaatgataatataatataatatataaactatcccaagtttatttacaacccaaaTATCCATCTGCAgttttttgtatagctttttaaattgatttatatttgtgctctgCTCCCTTTtgtagtatgcataatggttgtaagttgcttttataagtgttaccccaaacctccacacagtaattcagatatggtgatacaagtgaagaatacagaatgtgcagtgattCATGGTCcagtatgttttttgttttccctaAAACTGCTATGCTCTTTGCCAGCTTTGTTCTTACATAATTTATCTGAGGTTTCCAGCAGATTTTGTGGTCCAGTATCACACCCAgaaatttattttcatatactCTTTCAATACTAACATCATCTATCATCATTTGTACTTGTATGTCTATTTTTCTGTttccaaataaaatacattttgttttgtccaaatttaATGACTCAATTTGTTTCTGTCAAAACACCGTTGCAATTTTCTCATTTCTGTTGTGCCACCTCCAAAAGCTGCTGCAGATTTTCGCCAGAACAAAAAATATTGGTGTCATccgcaaataaaacaaaattcagTGTCCTTGATACCCTGCATATGTCATTTACTGTTTATACAAAATAAACAGGTttggacccaatactgaccACTGTGGGACCCCACAAGTAATATCTAAGCATATTGATTTGTAATCCCCTACTTGCACATACTGCTGCCTGTTTCCTATATATAACAAAAGCAAGTGCTGTGTCCGTATACTCGGCACAAAGTCGAACACGTTTTAAGTTGGTGTTGGCCTCCACCAGGGTTGTCTCTTGTCAATGATTCTGtttgtgatattcatggacagcaTCTCAAGGTGCAGCTGGGGGGAGGAGTGTGTCCGGTTTTGGGACCTCAGATTTGCGTCTATGCTTTTTGCAGATGTGTTTCGGTTAGACCCTGTCTCccaaaaaattacattcccatacaaccaAACTGTACCCTCAATTACGTttagagggaaacatattttgtcctGTATTACGGTTAcagttttaaatagttttaaacacgtggttaacgttgtaaattgaaacctaacacaaaaaaaaacgcaacaacactagttagttagctaggaTCATCCATTAGCATTATTAAATTAATGGTTCTTCCAAATAACCATCATGGCTATGCACAGCATGAACAATGTTTCCCCACTGAACAATTTAATAtgtgttaattattggtagaaAGTAGGATATTAAAGCCAGAGTTGGTAAtctttttcaaaaacatttttgttagattttttgaaattcccattacatcccgacagcaatcaataaatcaaacgcTCTGatattaagaaaaagaaatacaatctggtatctgtggctgttgcaggactgtaataaacccgtccaatcattcaTTGACCCGAATGAAGTGATTGGGCGTGCTAcgtgcctgtctacctacctacctatctgcGCACTCATTGCGCATCTCCAGAGTCTTCcccaagctgctagcttgacaactgtgagtactaacaatagccatgttcatgGTTTACGTTCATTATAGGGGTGTAACGGTACGTGTAATCGTATTGAACCGTTCAGTATAGGACGCAACGTCCCTTCGGTGAGCCCTGTgacccaaacagctgtttatgtctactATTTAAACTCGCAGAATAGAAATTCTGAAGCGCAAGTTTTACCCGGAAAGTTTTAGCAGTGCACCAGTTGTTGTCAGCTAGAGCAGGCTAGTCGGTTTAGCCCGGTTAGCCGGGTTAATCAAGCTCAATGGATGACGATTTATGTCAAACTCTATGCAGACACTGTTAAACTGAAGTCGGGTATATCTCTGGATACActtcaaacatttaatttatgacGGCATCACCCGAATATGTCAATTAGCGGAATGAAACAAAAATGGACTGGATGGTGAGTCTGTCTACCCACAGCGTTCAAGCAGCCTCCCACTGCAGATTCAGTGTGCCAAAGTAACTAATGCTATAGTGTTTATGGCTGTGTAGGCTACCACACTCGATCATAGACAATACAGAATTAAATCATCTGGTCAAAGTGTTTTGAGTCCCGCCACAATGTGCCTTCACCCTTCACGTGTGCATTTCAGTCAGTTTGTTGTACCTGCCCCTGTGGGAGCGCAAGCTGCAGTTGAGGAATTATAAACTGGTCGGAGTCATATGATGGAGCATTACGgagtcagaatcagaaatactttattgaccCCTGGAAGGAAATTGgggtacatttacattacatttgcattacagacatttgtgtcacttatttttgctatttattatttttttattgacaataTGCCAGTATTTGAATGCCTTAAATGCCTGTAAATAAGAATTGTGGCCAATGAGCAACTGTTTAACGTttatcattttcaatataaataaaaaaaaacacgttattttctgcattttctttgttttccctaTTTTACCGAAAACATACtgaaccgtgaccccaaaactgAGGTACATACCGAACTGTGAGTTTTGTGTACCGTTACACCCCTTATTCATTAAgatatgtttacgttcatagtgatcattttgggggattGGAGAGAGACCTGAAGGTCAGGTCAAGGTCAGTGTTGCAGACTTGGTGACTgtctcgctagatttagtgacttttggagctcATGCTGttggctactttcattggaaaacagttggcaacactgggctgggtttttcctACCGAGAAATAAGAAACTTATAAGACTAAAATTACTCTTACTATTAGTGTTTTTCACCAAGAGTGAtagtggcaagaaaaaaacttctttttttttcccctttaatgGGAAGGAACCTTGAGCAGAACCAGGCtgtgggtgggcggccatctgccttgACCAGttgggtagagagagagagagagagagagagagagagagagagagagagagagttagtgATCCACAGAGAATAAAGAAAGGATGGATAAGGACCTTCATCACAAGGCATGCTGCCCAAAGTCTTTTTAACAGCTGAGTCAGCAGGTGAAATCAGCAGAGTATGCTGCCAAACTCTTTGAGAAAGGTAAGCGTAAAAGGTTGAGTCCTAGAATTTGATACAGCCAGATAAAGTCTTATAAGAGTTGCTCATACTTTGTTATATTTATTCTGTTTAATGCTTTATAATTTATGAACTGGTTGAGAGTGCAAAGACAATGAATTATACATCAgataaataatgctatttaatTGCTATTGTATAAATGTGTTGACTCACTTCCCCCATATTTCCTTTTCAGTGTGTTTAGGAAAGCATCTACTCCATCATGCCAGAGGGAAATCATAGCATTGTGACTGAATTTATCCTTACTGGATTCCCTGGACTTCATCCAGAGTACGAAGGCCTTGTCTCTGCAGTATTGTTCTTAGTTTATGTCTTGACTGTGACAGGCAACGTtacaattctttttttatttgctacCGACCGCAGCCTTCATAAGCCGATGTATTATATCATTCTAAATCTGAGCACATGCGACATCCTCTTCAGCACAACTACTTTACCTAAGATTATCAGTAAGTATTGGTTTCAATCAGGGACCATTCAATTCACTGCTTGCTTTGTCCAAATGTACTTTGTTCACTATCTCGGTACAGTGAATTCCTGTATTCTCTTCCTGATGGCTTTAGACAGGTATTTAGCGATCTGCCATCCTCTCAAATATCCCCTTGTTCTTAAAAACTCCACTATCCAAATTCTCAGTATTACAG
The Sebastes fasciatus isolate fSebFas1 chromosome 7, fSebFas1.pri, whole genome shotgun sequence genome window above contains:
- the LOC141770836 gene encoding olfactory receptor 2AT4-like, with the translated sequence MPEGNHSIVTEFILTGFPGLHPEYEGLVSAVLFLVYVLTVTGNVTILFLFATDRSLHKPMYYIILNLSTCDILFSTTTLPKIISKYWFQSGTIQFTACFVQMYFVHYLGTVNSCILFLMALDRYLAICHPLKYPLVLKNSTIQILSITTWIVANVANLSTVIRAYPLPYCASNIINHCYCDHIGITILACTDRAPYGVPAFAVAMVMLLGPLAFIIFSYCSIIIAVFKMANLQSRIKTLSTCSTQLIIISLYYLPRCFVYLASNVGIKFSADVRIVIIMLYSLFPPMINPLIYCLRAKDMRESLWKRFNRRALPQKAQVSAISN